The Virgibacillus siamensis sequence AAGTCTTGTTGTGACCGGAAATCAGACCGAGTGTTGTGTAGATACTACGTGTCGCCGTGCATTTAGTCTCGGCTATAAGGTTACACTTGTCAAAAATGCCCATGGGACATGGGATTCCGATTTCCTAAGTGCGAAACAAATCATTGACCATCACAATAAAGTGTTGGGTAATAACTTTGCTGATCTTAAAGAAACTAGAGAGATTCAGTTTTCTAATTAGGGCTTCATTAAACGAAGGGCGCAGTTATCAAATAAGAGCTGTGCCTGTTTTTACATAAGGGCAAGGTCGCGGAATAAAAGTGGAATGTTTAATATATAATTAAAAGGAAAATGTCAGTCCGAAATGGAGTGCAGGTTTAATAGCAGCACTTCATTTTTTTCCGTTAGTTTTTTAGTGTCAGTCATATTGTTCAATACAAATGGTGGACGTTGTGAGACATGTGAAGGGCTTGGCTTTGTTATGAGTAACATGTTATTTTTTAATGATATGGAAGTTGTCTGTCCAACGTGTAAAGGTAAACGCTTTAAAGAACACATCCTCAATATTACGTACAATGACTACAATATAAATGACTGCCTAGAGCTTTCAGTTGAGGAAGCATTAGATGTTTTTAAAAATGAATCCAAAATTCATAAAGTCCTCAAATTATTAACCGAAATCGGATTGGGTTACTTAAAACTTGGTCAATTACTTACAACATTATCTGGTGGAGAAGGTCAACGATTAAAGTTATCTACTTCCTTAATGAAGAAAAATAAACAAAAAAGTCTATTCTTATTAGACGAACCTTCAACAGGTCTGCATCCTTATGACATTCGATATTTGTTAGAATTATTCAATCGATTAATCGATAAAGGTAATTCCATTATCATGGTAGAACATAACATCCATATGATTAATGCGAGTGATTGGATCATTGATCTTG is a genomic window containing:
- a CDS encoding AAA family ATPase, which produces MSNMLFFNDMEVVCPTCKGKRFKEHILNITYNDYNINDCLELSVEEALDVFKNESKIHKVLKLLTEIGLGYLKLGQLLTTLSGGEGQRLKLSTSLMKKNKQKSLFLLDEPSTGLHPYDIRYLLELFNRLIDKGNSIIMVEHNIHMINASDWIIDLGPEGGVKGGHIIAEGTPNDIKANQSSVTGQYL